A window of Chromohalobacter canadensis genomic DNA:
GCTCGACGCCTTGGCGGGCTCGGACGCCTTGGCAGACTCAGACGCCGACTTCATGTTTTCCGAGGCTTGATCGGCGGCGTTCTGCCCCGCTTCAGACATCATCTCCTCGAGTTCGCTTTTGAACTTGAGACTGATGTCGGCCATGGCGCGTGCGTCTTCGAGCATTTGCTTGGAGAGCGCATTGAGCATGTCGGCCTGCTGGGTGGTGAAATCGCGCGCGTCCTCGGCGTCCTTGACCTCAGAAGCGGCCCGCATGCGCTCCACACCCAGCTGGCTATAGCGTTTCATGGCATCGAGCTGGTATTCGGTCATTCGCTCCATGTTGTCCAGCATCAAACCGTTGAACTTACGCATGGGCTCGAAAAAGCCACGCGTCTGTTCGGAGAAGGCACTAAACATTTTGTCCTGCATGACGAATCCCTCCTGGAGGATCTAGGCAAGGCCAGTG
This region includes:
- a CDS encoding phasin family protein, producing MQDKMFSAFSEQTRGFFEPMRKFNGLMLDNMERMTEYQLDAMKRYSQLGVERMRAASEVKDAEDARDFTTQQADMLNALSKQMLEDARAMADISLKFKSELEEMMSEAGQNAADQASENMKSASESAKASEPAKASSGGNQSSSSRSSSKQ